Proteins encoded by one window of Chondromyces crocatus:
- a CDS encoding DUF1993 domain-containing protein: protein MSIYDSSIPQMARTLRQAGVWLDKAQAYAEQKRFDPEVLLSSRLAPDQWSLRQQIQAICLGSQRLGSLLADAETSNPDILDESLPELRVRVDRAVEQLQQLRPEQFQGAEERVIPLPFLPGKGLKATDFVFEFALPNFYFHATTAYAILRHNGVDVGKTDFIGDLSLRDL, encoded by the coding sequence ATGAGCATCTATGACAGCTCGATTCCCCAGATGGCCCGCACGCTCCGGCAGGCGGGCGTGTGGCTGGACAAGGCGCAGGCCTACGCCGAGCAGAAGAGGTTCGATCCGGAGGTGCTCCTCTCGTCGCGCCTCGCGCCCGATCAGTGGTCTCTGCGGCAGCAGATCCAGGCCATCTGCCTGGGCTCGCAGCGGCTCGGCTCGCTCCTCGCGGACGCGGAGACGTCGAACCCCGACATCCTGGACGAGTCGCTGCCGGAGCTGCGCGTCCGCGTCGACCGGGCCGTCGAGCAGCTCCAGCAGCTCAGGCCGGAGCAGTTCCAGGGTGCCGAGGAGCGGGTCATTCCCCTGCCCTTCTTGCCGGGCAAGGGGCTCAAAGCGACGGACTTCGTGTTCGAATTCGCGCTGCCCAACTTCTATTTCCACGCGACGACGGCGTACGCGATCCTGCGCCACAATGGCGTCGATGTGGGCAAGACCGATTTCATCGGGGATCTGAGCCTCCGCGATCTGTGA
- a CDS encoding DUF1993 domain-containing protein, with protein MNVYECSVPQMITLNRQARVWLDKAQAYAEQKKFDPEVLLSSRLAPDQWPLRKQIQSIALSPAWFFSMVLGTPAPSTDLADENLEQLRARLDGAFEELKAVKPEQLANIEERLCPMPFLPGKGMIGSQLVASFALPNLYFHATLAYAILRHNGVELGKMDFLGALDLRDV; from the coding sequence ATGAACGTCTACGAGTGTTCCGTTCCGCAGATGATCACCCTCAACCGTCAGGCGCGGGTCTGGCTGGACAAGGCGCAGGCGTACGCCGAGCAGAAGAAGTTCGACCCCGAGGTGCTGCTGAGCTCCCGGCTGGCGCCCGATCAGTGGCCGCTCCGGAAGCAGATCCAGTCCATCGCGCTCTCGCCGGCGTGGTTCTTCAGCATGGTGCTCGGGACGCCGGCGCCGTCGACGGACCTCGCCGACGAGAACCTGGAGCAGCTCCGCGCGCGCCTCGACGGCGCCTTCGAGGAGCTGAAGGCGGTGAAGCCGGAGCAGCTCGCAAACATCGAGGAGCGGCTGTGTCCGATGCCGTTCCTGCCCGGCAAGGGGATGATCGGGAGCCAGCTGGTGGCCAGCTTCGCCCTGCCCAACCTGTACTTCCACGCCACGCTTGCGTACGCGATCCTCCGGCACAACGGCGTGGAGCTGGGGAAGATGGACTTCCTCGGCGCGCTGGACCTGCGCGATGTCTGA